From Candidatus Zixiibacteriota bacterium:
TATAACAAGCTTGCCCAGATATATTTCATCCGCTCAGATTATGCCCGGGCTGCAGAATATCTGAAGGAAAGCATACCTTACCTGGAAAAGAACAATGATCGGGTCACTCTTGGTGCAATCCAGAGAAACCTGGGAAGAGTCTATACCTTAAGCGGAGAGCTGGACCTGGCTGAAAAGTGTCTTCTGTCCAACATCAGGATGACAAAAGAGCCAGGACAGGAGGTATATCTTATCCACTCCCTTCTCTCCTTAGGGTACCTTAAACTTCTGAGAAGAAAGTTCAAGCCAGCTTCTTCCTATTTCCACAAAGCTTCCCAGTTGCTTGAAAGAAAAGTGTCTTTGAGGGATTTAGCAATTTATTACGAGTACCAGGGTGAGCTTTATTTCCTGGAGGGGAAGTTGGGTGAGGCAGAAGCCTGTTATCTTGAAGCTATCAAAATAGGTGAGAAAATAGCACCCCAGAGCGCAATAATCAGTCAGAGCTACAGGCTTTTAGCTGAGTTAGAGCTAAAAAGAGGGGAATTAGAAAAAGCTTTAGAGTCGGCTGAGAAGTCATTAAAGGTTTCAAACGCTATAGGAGAAAGATTAGAGCAAGGTTTAGCTTACAAGGTTTTGGGGGAAATCTATGATCTCAAAAAGGAAAGGGACAAATCCAGAGAAGTTTTCAAGAAAAGCGTTAATATTCTGGACGAAATCAACGCCAAATACGAACAGATAAGAACCTACCTAACTCTGTCTTCCACCGAAGGGTTCGATTATCAGGAGAGAGCAAATTACCTGAACAAAGCCAAAAAGCTCTCTGTCAATTTAGGCTTGAAATATTTCGAAGGCGAATCCGAGCTTTCCCTGGCAAAAATAGAGCTGGAGTTGAACAATTTTGAGAATTCCCTCTATGCTTTAGACAGGGCAGAGAAGCTATTCATGGAACTGGCTGAACAAGAGAAACTTTCCTCCTGCACGAAGCTGAGAGAAGAAATAGAAAAAACCTTGAGCCAGAAAAGCCTTTCTGCAGAGAACGAGTTCAAGCTTTTCCGCAAGTATCTTTCAGATGCAGAGTATCGGGGTATCCAGGCCGGGGGGCTGGATGACAGTTTTAGGCTTTTAGCTGAGAAGGTCAGGGGAGAAAGGGGATTTATAGTTTACAGAAATGGGGGAGAGGAGCTTTACTTCCCTTCGTTATACAATTTAGAACCAGATAAAGCCAAAACCTTGGCCGGGAATCTGGTCCCTTCAAATCCTTCTTCCAAAAGGACAGAGGAGAATGGCTTAAAGCCCTTAATCCTCACGCATTCTTCTTCCATTCGGAAGATCATGGAGAACGGAAAGATCAACACTCTCCTTTTAATCCCGCTTTCTACTGGGGAGGAGGTCTGTGGATATATCTACCTTGACCGGATAAATAACTTCTCCTCTTTCAACCCCAAGGAACTCAATTTCGCAGTCGCCTTTGCAGACCTTCTGGCTTTGAAGGTCTCGGAGATTCAGAAAAAAAGCCTGCAGGAGGATAATCTCCGCCTTAGGCAAATTTTAGAGGAAAAATGCTCGTTCTCCCAGATCGTTACCCAGAATAGCCGGATGCTTAAGATATTGTGGAAGTTGGAGCAGATCAAGGATACCAATCTTTCAGTCCTCTTCGAGGGCGAGACCGGCACAGGCAAGGATTTCCTGGCTAAGGCACTGCATTATTCCAGCAACCGGAAAGATAAGAACTTTGTGGCAGTCAACTGCGCGGCTCTGCCTGAGCCTTTGCTTGAATCTGAGCTTTTCGGACACAAGAAAGGCGCTTACACCGGTGCCACCTTCGACAAAAAGGGTCTGTTCGAGGAAGCAGATGGAGGAACCCTTTATCTGGATGAGATTGGTGATTTAAGTCCTTCAATCCAGATAAAACTGCTCAGGGTACTGGAGGAAAAAGTCATCACCCGCCTGGGCGAGATCAAGCAAAAGAAGATAGACATCCGGATTGTTGCTTCCACCAATAAGAACTTGGAAGAGGAGGTAGCACAGGGACGCTTCCGCAAGGATTTATATTTCAGGCTGAACACCGTTAATCTGAAGCTTCAACCCTTGAGGGAAAGGAAAGAGGATATTGCACTCCTGGTGGACCATTTCATAAGGAAACATTCCAACGGTGACCAGAAAGCGCTTTCTTTGAAACCTCTGATCCTGGAGCTTTATTCAGAATACGATTGGCCCGGAAACATCCGCGAATTAGAAAACGAGACCAAAAGACTCTTAGCTTACAACCAGAGTGATGAATTCATGTTAGAGGAGCTTCTGTCGGACAAGTTCCCTCTTCCCAGCGAGCTGAAAAAAGAGAACCTGTCTTTGTATGAGAGACTTTCCGTATTAGAGAAGCAGTATATCCTCAAGGCTTTGATCGAGAACAACTGGGTGAAAAAATCCGCAGCCTTCTCCTTAAAAATCCCGGAATCTTCCTTGAGATTCAAGATGAAGCAGTACAAGCTTCAAGCCCCTGTGGAATAACCTGCGCTTTTCTTTGCTTAAATTCTGCCATAAAGCTAAAATTTCTTGACTGGAGTGTAAAGCTTTAACTTTACAATTGGAATGCGAGATCTATGGGGCACGGCGCGCCGTGCCTCTACGTGTTTCTGCATAGGTCTTTGAAAAAGTGCAAGAGTGCAGTCGGGCAAGGTGCCCGGCCTACGAAAAACGGCAGTGTCGCCACCCCAGTCGCAACGGATTCTCGTCCTCACAGGAGTGAGGACGCTACGGCTCACGCAGGCATCCCACAAAATAAGTTTTTCAGACTCTCTTATAAATCCCTTGACAATTTTCCTTTCTTTAACGAAATTCCCGAAAAAGATTTAAGGAGGTTTTATGTTAAAAAGAATTTTTGTCTTTGGAACTGTCCTGGTAATATTTTTTACTCAGGGGATATTTGCTCAAGGTTTTGAGGAGAATAAAGCCCAGGTCTTCACCTTGTCCAACGGAATGAAGGTAATCCTTAAGGAAAAGCACGCCAATCCTGTTATTTCTTCGATGATCTATGTTAATGCTGGCAGTAAATATGAGACCGATTATAACAATGGAGCAACTCATCTTCTGGAGCATCTTCTTTTTGATGGGACAAAACGCAGAACCAGGGAGCAGATATCCGAAGAGATGAAAAGCAAAGGCTCTTCTTTTTTCAACGCTTTTACGAGAAAAGAGCTGACCTGCTATCTGGTGATAATGCCCAAGGAGTTCATCGAGGATGGGCTTGATGTCCAATCAGATATGCTTTTCAACTCTATCTTCCCGGACTCGGAGCTTGCCAAAGAAAGAAATATAGTGATCGAGGAGATAAAAAAGGATGAGGACAACGTTGACTATCAGGTGGAAAAGTTTTTTGATGTGCAAGCTTACCCAGGCACTCCATATGCCCGTCCGGTATTAGGGTATGAAAATATAATAGCCACCATACCAAAAGAGGACATCATCCAGTATTATCAGACCTATTATAAACCGAATAATATGGCGATTTTGTTGATAGGAGATTTTGAGACTGACAAAATGCTCAAGTTGGTCGAAAAGTATTTCGGCAACATCCCGGTCAGACCCCTTCCTCCTCTGGAAAAAATCACCTACACTCCGCCTGAAGACAAGGTTATCAAATACAAAGAAGTCGATACAAAAAACTGTTATCTCAATCTTTCTTTTAAAGCCCCTCATCTTTCCGATGCGGATTATTTTGCCTTTGACCTTTTGACCAGAATCTTAAGCTCAGGCGAGACCTCTCCTCTTTACCAGGCTTTGACTCAGGGAAAAGAGCCCCTGATAATCGACCTGTCTGCCTCAGTGGAGACCCAGAAAGAGTTTTCGACTCTGAATATCTCCATCCTGACCGACTCGCCTCAGAAGATAGAGAAGATACTTGCCATCACGACCCGGACCCTTAAGAATCTGACCAACAAAAGGCTTGACCCTGTGACAGTCAAGAATACCATCGTCTCTACCAAAGCGGATTTATATTATCAGGAGGAAAAGCTCTACATTTATGGAATGACCATAGCTCCGATTCTAGTCAACTGCGGATACGATTTTTTAGAATCTTATATTCCGAATCTGGAAACAGTCACTCCTGATAAGATACAGAAGGTATCACAAAAATACTTCTCCGAGCCAAAATATGTAGCCACAGCAATTGTGCCAAAAGTTGAGAAAAAAGAGTCAACTGCTTCTTCCTCTCAATCTAAATATATGAAAGAGATTCTGCCCAATGGCTTGGAGATTATAATCCGCTCTAACCCGGATTCAAAAGTCTTTGCCCTGAATATATTGGGCAAAAACCGCACCGCCTCAGAACCAGAGGGAAGAACTGGGGTAGTCAACTTCATAAATTCGATGTTAGCCAAAGGAACTACTAAAAAAACCGCAGAGAAGATAAGCCAGGACATTGCCTCAATCGGGGGACAGTTGAAATTAGTGGATGACCCGAATATTCCTTATGATGATATTTATACCTCCCGCCTATATTCTTTTATCCGCTTCGAAACCTTAGATGAATTCGCAGACCAAGGAGTTGAGCTTTTATCTGACCTGGTGAAAAACTCTAAATTTCCTCAGGATGAAGTGGAGAAAATCAGAGCCGAGATCTTGAGCATAATCAAACGGGAAAACGAATCAACCTCCAAAACCTGCAGTAATCTTTTTTATGCGGAGCTTTTCAAGGATCATCCTTATGGGAAGACCGTGCTCGGAGATGAGAACACTATTAGCTCTATAACCCAGACAGACTTGATCGATTTTCATAAAAAATTCTACTCTCCCAAAAATATGATATTGACTGTAGTAACCAGCCTTCCTCCAGAAAATATTCTATCTGTAATAAAAACCAACTTTGGAGATATTCCTCCAACCGATTTCAGCCCCCCATCCATCCCTCAACCTAAAACCATAACGTCACCTGCTGAAGTCACGAAAGAGATGAAGAAAGAACAAGTCTACATATACTTAGGAAATCTCCTGCCGGGAATAGATAATCCAGAGGCTCCAGCCTTAGAGGTGGCAAACTCAATCCTTTCCAGCAGGCTTGGATTGAACCTAAGAGAGAAAAAGGGATTAGCCTATTCAGTTGGCTCCTCGGTCAATTTTGATAAAGATTTTGGGTGGTTTATAGCCTCAATTGGTACCAGACCCAAGAATTATAAAGAAGCTTTTGACGGGATTCTAAATGAGATGAACCAGCTAAAGGAAAATCCGGTGGACGATAACGAATTAGAAACTGCCAAGAACTCCCTATGGGGAAACCTTCTTTTCTACAGACTCTCCCGGATAAATCAGGCTTACTATATGGGGGTAAATGAGTTTTTAGGCGCAGGTTATGATTATGATGAAAAGCATCTGGAGAAAATAAGAGCAGTAACCAAAGAGCAGGTCAAGGAGGTTGTACAAAAATATCTGGATACTAAAAATTATGTCTTAGCAGTTGTGGGCAAAAAAGACTGATAGATAGGGGCACGGCATGCCGTGCCCCTACAAGTCGTAGGTCGACCATGCCCGCAGGACTGGTCGACATTGCAATAGTTGTGTCAGGCGCTACTCTGCCGACACGCATTATACATTACTCGTGGGAGCAGCCCCGGTCGGATCAGAAAAAATATTCCTCATTATATATTCCCAATCTTCGATTGTCTTAATAATTTCAGAGGGTATATTCCCTGATTGATCTGGAAATATGTTTACGAAATCTCTTGTTGAAACACAAAGATAACCAGTGCAGTACCCAATAATAGGCTTAAACAGTTTTTGAGATTCGGTGTCGTCAGCTTTAAATGGAATTATTTGTGAAATCGAAAAGGGATATGTATGGACATATTGTGAAAGATATTTATAAGTTGACTTATAATAATCAGGATTTATTCCCGCATTTCTAGAAATATCTGTATTTTTTAAGTAAATGCCTTTCTCACCGGTACAACATTTCTTTTGTTCCTTTAAATCTAACTTTTGATAGAATTTATTATCCCCCAATTTTTCTTTTAAACTTTCTACATATTGTTTGATTTTCTCAAGTTTTTCGCTTTTCGACTTACTCAACTCTAACATTTTCAACCGCTCGGTCTCTGAATGTAAATTCCAAAGCACAAAACGAAACTCTAATTCCTCATTCTCTACCTTTTGTATAATTAAATAGTGAAATACATTGTAAGTATCAATGAGGGAACGTGTGAGAATGCAAACTGAAGAAATATCCCAGACTTCGAGTCCTTTAGGTGCAAAATAAAATACACTTTGTGGTAAGAGTTTGAGAATAGCAATTCCAGTTAGACAGATTTTCCCAAAAATATGTGAACCATATGCCTCTCGCCAAGTAGAAACTTCTCTTCCACTCGTGGCTATCGAAAGCTTACTAGCTGTTTTGCATAAAGACTCAAGTGTTCTTATACCTTGTAAGTATTTGCCATCCATCATAATTTGGGTCAGATGCTATAAGATACCTTGATTTTGAATTCTTACATTTTGGAAAAACACATTTTAAGGGGAGGGGACAAGCCCCTCCCCTACGAAAAAAATCTTGCCCTATTTGTAAATCAGATTAAACAACTTGTTTGCTAAATCCTTGTCCAGGTCTTTTAGAATCCTGTATTCGTCCAAAGCTGAACCTCGATCTCCAATTAACAAATACGACAGACCAAGATTGTGGTGTGCATCGGCATCATCAGGCTTAATGTGGATTGCCTGCTTCAAGGCTTCTATGGCTTCCTGATAACGCCCCAGATTGTCGTAAGCCACACCAAGATTGTAGTATGCATTGGCATTATCAGGCTTAATGCGAATTGTCTGCTTCAAGGCTTCTATCTCTTCCTCATAAAGGCCCAGCCCACCGTAAACCACGCCAAGATTGCCGTATGACTCGGCATCATCAGGCTTAATGCGGATTGCCTGCTTCAAGGCTTCTATGGCTTCCTGATAACGCCCCAGATTACCATAAGCGAGACCAAGATTGGCGTATGCCTCGGCAAAAAGCAGGCTTGATGCGAATTGCCTGCCTGTAGGCTTCTATGGCTTCCTGATAACGCCCCAGATTAACATAAGCCACACCAAGGTCGTAGTGTGCCAGAGCATCATCAGGCTTAATGCGGATTACCTGCTTCAAGGCTTCTATGGCTTCCTGATAACGCCCCAGATTAACATAAGCCACACCAAGATTGCCGTATGGCTCGGCATCATCAGGCTTAATGCGGATTGCCTCCTTGAAAGCTTCTATGGCTTCCTGATAACGCCCCAGTGCATAAAAAGCCATACCAAGGTTGTAGTGTGAATCGAAATCATCAGGCTTAATGCGAATCGCCTGCTTGCAAGCTTCTATGGCTTCCTGATAACGCCCGAAACTGAGATTGCAATACCCGATGTAGGAATAGGCATTAACGTAATTGGGGTCTTTCTCAACCGCTTTTTCAAGATAAGGTAAGGCTTCTTTATACTCCCCAGATAAAAGAAAACGAAGTCCCGTATAATAAAGTACTTCTGGAGAGGTTAGCCATTCTTCTATTCTTTTTTCTTTCCATTCGGTAAGAGCCACACCCTTTTCGGGTTTGAGTTTCGTTACTCTGTCACCAGGGATAACAAAATTCAGGTTCTGTCCTTCAATGATTTGAAAAGTCGCCACTCCAATGACCTCTCCTTTTATGTTCAGCACAGGGCTGCCGCTTGAGCCAAGGGAAACAGGTGCGGTTATTTGAATAATTTTCCCGAAATTGGGAATCTCCCGAACAGCCGAAACAATTCCGTCTGAGGCTGTTTGTTCAAGCCCCAAGGGGTTGCCGATTACGACAACTTGTTCACCAACCTCAGGCATAGAAGCACCTACTGGCAGAGGATGCACATCCTTATGAGAAATATCAACAGAAACCCGGATGAGATCTGCCTCTCTGTCCTCTGCTAAAATATTCTTTACTGGATAAATTATCCCCTCTGCTGTCTTAACATCAGCACGATGAGCACCTCCCAGCACATGAATATTGGTGATAACATCCCCTTCTGTGCTTATGAAGAAGCCGGTTCCCTGCCCGAGAATTTCCCCTTTCTCGTTATAAGTTATGATGACAACAACCGATTGCTGAACCTTCTTTATGAGCGTAGGCAGATTTTCCTGCGACCATGCTGGTGAAAACCCAACAATAAAAAAAATATATACAAGCCAGGGCACTAAAAAAATAGGACGAATTTTCATACTACTACCTCCTATGACCAATTTCACCTAACGTCTGGTGGCACAATGCAACGCCAAGCACTTTCATCTACAATCGAGCGAGGCGTTGAGCGAACACTTTTTAATCGAGACGAACTGAGCATCAACATTGCCTTAGTATAGCATGCGTAGGTCAACCATGTCTCCTACGGGCTACAAAAAAGCAATGTCTCATGAATTCTTTTTCACCAGCTCCAGCATCTCCCTTACTGCTCTTTCAAAACCAACTATCACTGCTCTGGCTACTATCGAATGCCCGATGGAGAACTCGTCTATATGTTTTATCCTGGCTATCTCCACGATGTTTTTATAATTCAGCCCATGTCCGGCATTTATACCTAAACTCAGCCTATAAGCCAAGTCCACCATCCTCTCGATTTTTTCCAGTTCCTCAATCTTTTCGCCTAAGTTTTTCGCCTCAGAATATTTTGCCGTATTTATCTCCACAAAATCGGTTTTAAGTTTAGCCGCGGCTTTTATCGATTCTATCTCCGGATTAACAAAAAGGCTGAGCAGGATCTCGTTTACCTGTAGTTTGGGAATAATCTGGGACAGCTTTTCGTAGTTATCCACTACGTTCAGTCCGCCTTCTGTGGTTATCTCTCCTTCCCTTTCAGGCACTAAGGTCACCATATCCGGCTTTATCTCCAAAGCCTTTTCTAACATCTCCTGAGTTGCCGCCATCTCTAAGTTCAAACTCGTTTTTACTACCTCTCTGAGAATCTTCAAATCTCTGTCTTTGATATGCCGGCGATCCCCTCTCAGGTGAATCGTTATCCCATCTGCACCCGCGAATTCGGAAGCTATGGCTGCGGCAATCGGGTCCGGCTCTGAAGATTTTCTTGCCTCCCTTAAAGTAGCCACGTGATCGATATTAATGCTTAATTTAGGCATAACCTCTCCTTTTACTTTTATGGACCTTGAATGGAATTATCCTGCCAGTAAACTATGCGCCAGAAACCATCCTCTGATCTTCTGAATTTGAATTTGGCAAACCCGGTTGCCTCTAAATGTTCATAATTATAATCCCCGTCGATATCTGTCAGGCTCAAATGGAAATTCGCCTGTCTTAATTTAAGCTCTTCGTGAGTCAGGGAATCATATTCCGAAGGAAGCGGAAAGACCTCCCAGGTCTCCAGGCGGATGTCGTCGAAAACCTTGAAAACACCCCTTGTTCTCTCCAGGTCATCACTTCGTTGAATCCGCTGCTCCTGCAGCTCTCCGGGGATGTCGCTCTGGTCAATGTAATAGAAAAGGAAATCCTGGTTCAGGCAGTTCTCGTAAGTGATTATATCCCGGTATTCATAAGCATATTTGAAATTTTTCATGACGCTGTCCGGATCGGTTTGCGAGGCAACCGGCGCCATAAATCCCGGACCTACTTCAGGAGGCGAAAACGGGTTATAACAGGATAAACCTGAAACTAAGATTAAAATTATGTATAAGGCTTTTTTCATCATCCTTCTCACCTAAACTGGGATTTGAACTTTGCCCAGTCGGATTCTCCAGTCAGAAGCGGACGGTCAACCCAGGAGTAGATAATCCAGAAATCGTAGGCTGATTGCCGGAGATTGAAAGTCGAGCTCCCTTTAGCCACCCCGATAAGAGGTTCTGCCTTATCGTAATCATATAAGTAGATCAGGTAATCCCGGTAAAGGATTGCGCTGGTATCCCCTTTCACGTCCGGCTGGTCCGGATTTTTATCCAGGATAAGTACGTATCTTTTTGAGCTGGAGCTATACAGGTTAAATAGCCCGAAAGTGACGTTCCTTTCAACTGCCAGGTTCCAGTTCCAGAAACGCTCTGGCTGGTTTTGTCCAATCGCTTCTTGGGAATCCTCAGGCGCGGAGAAGACAAAGGAATCAGAAAAACACATAACGTAATTATCGATTATCTTTTCGGTATAAGCATTATAAAGGTTCTGGATAACCGTCTCCGGGGTAGTGGGAGGGTTCCAGGTTCCTCTGGGACCTGAAGGTGCGGCTGAGCTCCTGGTCTTAAAGGGATTCTTGCAGCCACAAAGGACCAGAGTCCCGATGAATATGACAAGGGCGATTTTCTTGACCATTTTTTACAGAGTCCTTCCCAGGGTTATAGTTATGAAATTGGACAAATCCTCTTTGCTTCTGCTTTCTTTCTGTGCCCGAACAGTCCAGACAAACCTGATGAAATTTGCCTGATCAGTTACATAATCTATGGAAAAGTTTAACAGATTTCTATAAAATTTATAGGTGAAAACTTTTTTCTCCTTCCCAGTTGGCAGGTCCAGAAACAGGCTATAGTCCTTTCTGATCTCATAATTGTATCCAGAGGAGAAGATCACGCTTTTGAAAAGTTTATGCCTGACCAAAAGTCCAAAACCCTGGGTTTTCCTTTCCCAGGAGGGTCTTCTCACCCATTCATCCTTCCACAAAAGCTGTCCAAAATCCTCAAACCGATAAAGGTAACTCAGCTCCCCTTCCAGATTTTCGCTGGCGGAGTAGTTCAAGCGGCTAAAAGTTGAAGCCCTTCTAAAAATCTTGTTCTGGTTACTCTCGGTCGCCTTCTGAAAATCATAGGAGATATAATTAGCCTGAATCTGGTATTCCTGATAAAACCTCACTTTCTGGCTTATCCTCCAGCTCAGGCCAGGCGAAAGATTATAGGTCTCGTTGTAATTGTTATTGGCTGATTTCTGGCTGGAAATATATATCTGGTGGAAGTTCTTGAAACCGGTTTTGACTTTCAAACTGAATGACCGGCTGAAGATGTGCAGGTATTCCACAGACAGTATTTTGGTAAGGACATCCCGGTCATTGAAAAAGGAACCTGGAGCGGTATAAAAGGAGGTCACGCCCATGGAAGCTGAAATAAAACCTGAGTCGGAATTGCTGAATCTTGCTGAAAACCTCCCTCCCAACTCCCCGCTTTTCATATCCTGATTTCTTTCGGATAATCCATAGTCTTCCTGCCCGGACATATATTTATAAAACCCTTCCAAGTTAGCCCTGCCGAAAAAAGTTCTGCTCAGGCTCAAAATGTAATCTCTCGAGCTGAGGGAATTATCTCTGAGATAAAGAGGGTTGAACAGGGTATCCTCTTCAGAGACGTAGCGGTAAGTGTTCAGTTGAAAGTTATAACCGAATTTGAGCAGGAAACCGGAGAATAAACCTCTGGATGTATCCAGTCTTAAGACTCTCTCGGTTTTTCTTTGAGTGCTCGTCTGAGAACCTTCACTGGAGAAAAAACTTTTTTTTGACCATCCTTCCTGGTACTCTAAGTTCATGGAATCTTTATCTGCTAAGTTTCTATTGAATCGAATTCTCAGGTTCCTCTCCTGACTGGGTATCCTTTCCAATTTTACCAGGCCTTGATTCAAATCCACAAAAAACTCGGCTTTTTCCCAGGAGAAGGGTCCCAGCCCCAGGGCAAGAGAATAGTTCAGTCCGGATTCTCCTCCTTTTGTCGCCTCTGATTTCCGGTTGATGGAGCTTATCCCCACATTCTGAGAAACTTTCAGCTTCTGCCAGAGATTGGTCTCGGCAGTTAAAAGATAATCCTGAGACGTGACCTTCCTTGATCCCACGGAACTTAATTTATGCTGAAGGAGGACGCCGGCTTTGAAGTCCCTTTTTAAAAGATAATCGAATTTCACCCTCAAACCCCCATCCTCCTGCCAGCGGTCCTGGATTTCCTGTTTTATCAGAAGTGAATTCAAAGAAAACAAAAATTCCCAGTAGAAATTCTTATCCTGATTGTAGATATATTCCAGCCGGTTGTTCCAGTTGTAAGTCTGGTTATTCCGGGAGAAATCCAGGTGCAGGTTCGAGGCATATGCGGGCTGAATCAGACAAATAATGAGGACGAGAAAACTTAAGTAAACCTTTTTCATTTAATTGCTGAAATTATCTTAGCTAACTTCCCCAACTCTTTCAAGTTTAGAGTCTCACCCCTCTTTTGGGAATCTATTTCTGCATCCTTTAAGATAGTCTGAAGCTCGTCTTTATTCAAGTCCAAACTTTTACTCAAGCTATTCAAAAGGGTTTTCCTTCTCTGGGAGAAAACTGCTTTTACCAGATCGGTGAAGAAGGGAAACTCCACCTCCACTTTTGGTCTTAAAAGGAACCTGATTTTTATGACCGCCGAGTCAACTTTCGGAGGGGGAAAAAAGGAATTCGGTTTCAGGGTAAACAGAATTTCCGGATTGGAGAAAAGCTGAATCCCGATGGAAAGCGGGGACCAGTCAGGCGTGCCTGGTTTGGCACAGATACGTTTTGCCACCTCCTTCTGCACGGTCAAAATGGCTAAATCAATAAGTTCCCGGTTTCGAATAAGATACTCCAGAATCGGACTTGTTATCTGATAAGGGATATTCCCGATTACCTTTAATCTTCCTTCTTTTTGTGCAATCTTCTTAATGTCAAATTTTAAAATATCTTGATTTATAATTTCAAAGTTTTCTTTGTCTTTGAATTTTTCTTTCAGATATAAGCAGAGGTTCCTATCCAGCTCCACTCCATAAACTCTCTTAGCCTTTTCTAAGAGAAAGTGGGTCAATGCGCCTTTACCGGGTCCAATCTCCAGGACTTTCTCATCTGGTTTTAACTCTAAGTAATCAACAATTCTTTTTGCGGCTTTGAGATTGACCAGAAAATTCTGGCTGAATCTTTTTCTGGGAAAGATTCTGGAGTCCTTTTGTCTGGGTAAAGAAGAGAATTTCATTCTAATCTGAAGAGTTTTTTTGTATTCTGAGTGAAAATCTCATCTATCTCTTTAAAAGTATGTGAGTCAGAAAGCTGGACGACTTTTTCTATGACCAGCCTGACCAATTTAGGCTCATTTCTTTTACCCCGCATTGGCTCAGGAGTTAAATAAGGGCAATCAGTCTCAGTTAAAATCGAGCTTAGGGGGATTTTCTTCACCAGCTCGGCTGACCTGGAATTTTTATAGGTCAAGGTGCCGTTAAAGGAAAGACAAAAACCAAGATTAAGAGCATCTTTAGCCTCATTCTCATCCCCTGAGAAACAATGAAG
This genomic window contains:
- a CDS encoding tetratricopeptide repeat-containing serine protease family protein — protein: MKIRPIFLVPWLVYIFFIVGFSPAWSQENLPTLIKKVQQSVVVIITYNEKGEILGQGTGFFISTEGDVITNIHVLGGAHRADVKTAEGIIYPVKNILAEDREADLIRVSVDISHKDVHPLPVGASMPEVGEQVVVIGNPLGLEQTASDGIVSAVREIPNFGKIIQITAPVSLGSSGSPVLNIKGEVIGVATFQIIEGQNLNFVIPGDRVTKLKPEKGVALTEWKEKRIEEWLTSPEVLYYTGLRFLLSGEYKEALPYLEKAVEKDPNYVNAYSYIGYCNLSFGRYQEAIEACKQAIRIKPDDFDSHYNLGMAFYALGRYQEAIEAFKEAIRIKPDDAEPYGNLGVAYVNLGRYQEAIEALKQVIRIKPDDALAHYDLGVAYVNLGRYQEAIEAYRQAIRIKPAFCRGIRQSWSRLW
- a CDS encoding pyridoxine 5'-phosphate synthase, which encodes MPKLSINIDHVATLREARKSSEPDPIAAAIASEFAGADGITIHLRGDRRHIKDRDLKILREVVKTSLNLEMAATQEMLEKALEIKPDMVTLVPEREGEITTEGGLNVVDNYEKLSQIIPKLQVNEILLSLFVNPEIESIKAAAKLKTDFVEINTAKYSEAKNLGEKIEELEKIERMVDLAYRLSLGINAGHGLNYKNIVEIARIKHIDEFSIGHSIVARAVIVGFERAVREMLELVKKNS
- the rsmA gene encoding 16S rRNA (adenine(1518)-N(6)/adenine(1519)-N(6))-dimethyltransferase RsmA, whose amino-acid sequence is MKFSSLPRQKDSRIFPRKRFSQNFLVNLKAAKRIVDYLELKPDEKVLEIGPGKGALTHFLLEKAKRVYGVELDRNLCLYLKEKFKDKENFEIINQDILKFDIKKIAQKEGRLKVIGNIPYQITSPILEYLIRNRELIDLAILTVQKEVAKRICAKPGTPDWSPLSIGIQLFSNPEILFTLKPNSFFPPPKVDSAVIKIRFLLRPKVEVEFPFFTDLVKAVFSQRRKTLLNSLSKSLDLNKDELQTILKDAEIDSQKRGETLNLKELGKLAKIISAIK